DNA sequence from the Lycium barbarum isolate Lr01 chromosome 5, ASM1917538v2, whole genome shotgun sequence genome:
TTACATTacataaaataataaagataCCTAATAAAAGTCAAACAAAGTGCCCCTTTTACATTCATAATGCAGCTATACAAGTCTACCGACGCCTCTCACGTCAATGACAATATCATCacctaattcattttttttttcacaaaaaacaATTTTATTAACCTTTTATCCTAAAAAAAACTCAAAACATTATTTAGTTACACATTGGGCTTTTTTTGTTTACCATTTGAAGATAaagtttttcaaatttgaaaaatcGGTCAAATTCAGGTGAAATTCTTTCTTCACTCACAAAAATTGAATTTATTTTCAAGTGAAATGTATATCGAAAACACAACttcaatttcaaatattatttttcaaatgTATAGTGAAACTCTTTTTTCTAAGTCCAAATCAAATCTATGTCCAAATGCTTATTTACTTTATGTCAATTTTATgagaaaactaaaaaaaaaaaaaaaaaaagatctatcAACAAAGTTCCAATTTTGCCAACTCATCCTGTCTCTTAACGATTATCTTATTTTTGTTTCTGCTCGTTGTTATCGTATTTTTTTCTATCTTTGTTTGAGTCGAGAGTTTATCCGAAATAATCTTTATATATACCTTCTTAAGTTAGGAGTAAAATCTACGTACACTTTATCCTCCCAACCCTACTTATGAAATTATACTGGGTTTGTTGTCTTTGTTCATCATATCTCTTAACTTTTCTTTCTCGCTATTCATGAACTTATTCCAataccccccaaaaaaaaaaactaattaattaattaattaccaCTTGCTAAACATAATATAACATATAGTACTAATTTGAATGACTAGTACTAAAGAAAACTCGTTTTACTACTTTGGCACTACTCCAAAACACTTCCTTTCTCCCATGCGTTTACCCCTTTCGCTCTGCAAATTCGTCGGTCATCTTTCTCAAAAAACTCcattttcatttctcaaaaaacCTCTCTTTTTATCCTTTCTATATTTGCTAAAAACTTTCACATTTTTAGCTTTATCTCTTCACTACAACTAAACTTATCAATCAATACAACATCCATTCTTCTTTTGTTCCACAGTATATTTACCTTTTTTGTGTCTTCGTCAAATGAAATTGAATCAGATCCAATTAATACTAAAAATGTTCTCAAAACCACTTCTTGTTTTCACTGTCTTCAACCCTTAGCAGATCCATTCTCCTTTCTACATAACAACATCTCCACTTCTTTAACCCTTTATATTTCCAAAttcttgattttattttttaactcTATACAGTTTTCTGTTTCTGGGTTTTGTTTTTGGTGAGATTTTGAGTTGTGGGTATTTAttagatttttaaaaaaatgtcgGTTATGAAGAATACAGGCCAATTCTTTACAATTGGGTTAGTAACAGCTTGGTATTCATCAAACATTGGGGTTTTATTACTAAACAAGTATTTACTAAGCAACTATGGGTTTAAATATCCAATTTTTCTTACTATGTGTCATATGACAGCTTGTTCTTTACTAAGTTATATAGCAATTGCTTGGATGAAAATGGTACCAATGCAAACTATAAGATCTAAAGTTCAGTTTTTAAAGATCTCTGCTTTAAGTCTTATTTTTTGTACTTCTGTTGTTAGTGGGAATATATCACTTAGATACTTGCCAGTATCTTTTAATCAAGCTATTGGTGCTACTACACCTTTTTTCACTGCTGTATTTGCTTACTTGATGACATTGAAGAGGGAAGCATGGTTGACTTATGTCACATTGATTCCGGTTGTTACCGGGGTTGTTATCGCCAGTGGGGTATGCCCTTTGTATATTTTAGTTGAATTGTAGTTCTATGTGTAATGATCTTGGTCTGTTTTGGTTGGTTTAAACATAATTTTAGTATGTAATTGTTATCATAGTAAACATAATTTTAGTATGTAATTGTTATCATAGTAAACATAATTGTTTGAACTTTGGGAATCATAATGGTGATTTGGGTGTGCTTCTAGCTCAATGAAGTCAGGATGTTTATTCAGTCGCTGCACAATATTTAGCACGTGCTAAAAGATATAGCGTCTGTGCTATGCTTAAGAAAAGGACTGCATTAGTAATTTAGTATTCCATATGACCAAGTTTTATTAGCGTTTTAGTTTTATCCAAAGCCGAAAAAAGGTTTTAGAAGGTTAAAACATCCGTTGAGCACCTTATGTTATTATAGATCCAAACACTTTCCCCTGCCAGGCAAAAGGATTAGCCTGAAGCCAAAGGGGAACATGCAACAGTTGATCTTGGTATGTTTTGGTTGGTTTAGTCAACTAGACTTTAAATTCGTAGTCTTATAACATAATCGTCTGAACTTTGGGAATCATAGTGGTGATTCGGCTGCCTACCACCAGCTTCTTAGCTCAATAAAGTCGGGTTATTTATTCAGTGGCCTGCACAATATTTAGAATGTACCAAAAGATATATCGTCTAAGCTAGGCTTATGAAAAGAACTGCATTAATATTCTTATGACCAAGTTTTACTACTAGCATTTTAGTTTAGTAGTCTAATATTGTGGGAAGAAAATCTAACGTATCTACTTAACAAACTGACATGGTTTCTATTGCTATATCTTTTCTTTTTCGTTGTTTAGTTTTCCTTCTTTCATTTAGGGAGTGGAGAACGGATGGGATTGGTGGATTATATAAGAGGGGTAATCTTTGTGTTAGATATGAAGATATCGTCCATGAAGCGTCCTTGATATTTCATGATCAAGGGTGTAATAGTCTTTGTAGAACTGATCCTTCTTTATTGTTAACATAATATCGTCAGATAAGTATTGTTACGAAGAATGAATTTGCTAAAAGAGAAGTGTTTTAGTGCTTATTTCCTTGTTAGTGGGATCGGTTCTAGTCAATCCATGATTAAGAGTAAGTTTTTTCCTCAGATTATATTTCTAATGGTAGCACGATGTTTAGGGTGTAAAAGAAGTAGTATCTTCTGAACTAGGCTTACGACAAGGATTATATTGATATTATATATGACTAAATTGTATAAGCAGTTTCATATTATTTGTGTAATGGTGTTGGAGAAATTTATTTGTGTCTGATACATTTCAATTTATCTTCTCAGGGTGAACCAAGTTTTCATCTATTTGGATTCATAATGTGTGTCGGTGCAACAGCTGCAAGAGCACTCAAGTCAGTGCTTCAGGGGATTTTGCTGTCATCCGAAGGGTAATTGCTGCATAGATTTGTGTGTTTTATATATATGAGTGAATCTCTAGCCAAGTTTTGCTTTTTGTTGAATGCTGAAATGTTTCCTTTTGAATGAAGGGAGAAGCTGAATTCCATGAACCTTCTACTCTATATGGCTCCTATAGCAGTTGTATTTCTATTACCAGCAACGCTTTTGATGGAAGAAAATGTAATTGGCATCACATTGGCACTTGCAAGAGACGATAGTAGAATCATCTGGCTTTTGCTATTCAATTCTGCTCTAGCTTATTTTGTAAATCTGACCAATTTTCTGGTGACAAAACACACCAGTGCCCTGACACTTCAGGTACCTCTTCCTCATTCACTTGTCAGATTTCTTTTCATATGAACTAGTCTTTAATATTGTCAGATAAGGTAGAGCGTTGCTCGTTGAATTCATAGATCATTGCTGCAATCTGACAATGAAATTATGATGCGATCTTTTCTCTATGATGTGAAAGTGTTTGTCTTTGAATTTCATGCCACAAATTATGCATGCACCTACTTATTCAAAAATCAACTCTTTCTTTGCTTCATCAAATTTAGCTCTCGTCTTGCTTAGTTTGATAGCTTGATTTTCTGGGAGGCACTTTTCACTGTCTTCGTTGCTCTTCAGATTCTCACTTCTGATAAATgctactccctctgttccaatttataTGGCACACTTTTATTTTAGTCTGTCCCGAAAAGAATGTCACCTTCTATAATTAAAAACAGCCTAACTATAAAAttccccttttacccttaattaaatgatttataaccacacaaatgtcTATGGTTTGTTGTAGACCCCAAGTGTCAAAagcctccctttctttcttaaactttgtgcctagtcaaatagctgtataaattgggatggagggagtaaattTTTTAATTTCGTAAGCTTGGAGAGCTTCTGAAACTCTTAGTGAACAGTCTGCATGGAGGTTCGACCTTTCATCTATGATTTTTTTCTGTGTTTAGTTTTACCATCAATTTGTTATTTCAGACATTTTGGATTCCTTTTTATGCTATTTTTTAATCGATTGTTCCAGACTTCCAGGGCTAGAAATtgtatgtgtaaatgaatgagGTTGCACTTCTCCCCTTACTCTTAGAGGAAACCACGGAGTGAGATATCAGGCAGATGAATCGAACTTAGAAAAGTTATTTAAAAAACACAAGTAATTGATAAAAAGATTAATTATGGGGATGGTGAAGGGTACCCACTTCGAAGTTTCGAGAGGATTAGTAGTACTCAAGCTTAGCCACTTATAGGGAATTTTGTCTTTCAGTGACAAACCCGTTAATCGAGATAACTTTTCATTTCAGAATGTTCCTGTGTTTGCTTATTAAAAACAAGAGCGTTACTTCAAGACTTATCCTCTTAGAGTTCGGTGGCGATTGCCGTATAATGAACCACGAAGAACAGTTGTACTTAGGTTTCCACCTCCATACCTAAGAAGAGGATCCCCCGTAATTAGCACACACATTAGGCAAATTAGTGAAATGTTTCATTTCCATAGAGTTTGGAAATATGTTGTAAACAACAATCCAATTGTTTATAAGAAGTCACAACTAGGCAAAACTATTATAAATGTTAATTAATCACAAACTAACTTTACACAGAGGAAAGAGTTGAAAATGTTGGCTCATGGTTTGGGGAGCATAAATTATATTATTTGATGAAATAGGACACATTTTAGGCCAGGAGAAGCTGAGCCATATAACTTTTTGTGGCTATAAACAAAGGTGCTACAACTTTGTGTTCAAGGAAAGTGTAATCTAAATTGGAGCACATCTTTTACGGTTGTAGCAAATCCATTCACATTCTTGATATGAAGAACTTTTCATTTGAATAAACATGTGTAGGTATTTTGCTGGACTGGATAGGAATTTAGTAAAATATAATTGGGATGGAGAGAGTACAAGTTCTTGAATAGTCTACAGTAGTTATAGTCTATTTCCTCGATTATTGTGCTTCCGTAATTTCTCTGCATTTACCTGTTCTTTATGGTTGAGGAGGAATGTGCCTGTTTTCTAGTTTCTTCTATTGATTTGTTGTCCTTATAACAAAAATTGCTTGATTTTACAGGTCCTGGGAAATGCAAAAGGAGCTGTAGCTGTTGTCATCTCAAT
Encoded proteins:
- the LOC132640365 gene encoding probable sugar phosphate/phosphate translocator At3g11320 is translated as MSVMKNTGQFFTIGLVTAWYSSNIGVLLLNKYLLSNYGFKYPIFLTMCHMTACSLLSYIAIAWMKMVPMQTIRSKVQFLKISALSLIFCTSVVSGNISLRYLPVSFNQAIGATTPFFTAVFAYLMTLKREAWLTYVTLIPVVTGVVIASGGEPSFHLFGFIMCVGATAARALKSVLQGILLSSEGEKLNSMNLLLYMAPIAVVFLLPATLLMEENVIGITLALARDDSRIIWLLLFNSALAYFVNLTNFLVTKHTSALTLQVLGNAKGAVAVVISILIFKNPVSVTGMLGYALTVFGVILYSEAKKRSK